The Prunus persica cultivar Lovell chromosome G7, Prunus_persica_NCBIv2, whole genome shotgun sequence genome has a segment encoding these proteins:
- the LOC18769789 gene encoding pentatricopeptide repeat-containing protein At4g32430, mitochondrial translates to MANEDLVSWNAILSGYSQEGNHGLEAIFVFIEMVGEGMGLITMYAKFDSIHDSIKVFEELNCREIISWNALISGYARNGLCQDALKTFLEATMKSKPNNCTFGSVLSAIGDAQDISLKYGQ, encoded by the exons atggcGAATGAGGATCTGGTTTCATGGAATGCAATACTATCAGGTTACTCTCAAGAGGGAAATCATGGGCTTGAGGCGATTTTTGTCTTTATTGAGATGGTGGGAGAAGGGATGGG CTTGATCACCATGTATGCTAAGTTTGATTCCATTCATGACTCCATCAAAGTTTTTGAGGAGTTAAACTGCAGAGAAATCATATCGTGGAATGCTTTGATTTCAGGGTATGCTCGGAACGGGCTGTGTCAAGATGCACTAAAAACATTCTTGGAAGCAACTATGAAGTCGAAGCCAAACAATTGCACATTTGGTAGTGTCTTGAGTGCAATTGGTGATGCTCAGGATATTTCTCTGAAATATGGCCAATGA
- the LOC18771809 gene encoding probable sugar phosphate/phosphate translocator At4g32390, which translates to MGLSEGVVKKVLLSYAYVAIWIFLSFTVIVYNKYILDHKMYNWPFPISLTMIHMGFCSSLAYLLVRVFKLVEPVSMSRDLYLKSVVPIGALYALSLWFSNSAYIFLSVSFIQMLKALMPVAVYSIGVVFKKDPFKSDTMLNMVSISVGVAIAAYGEAKFNSWGVALQLLAVAFEATRLVLIQILLNAKGISLNPITSLYYVAPCCFVFLCVPWVIVELPVLRETSSFHFDFVIFGTNSVCAFALNLAVFLLVGKTSALTMNVAGVVKDWLLIAFSWSVIKDTVTPVNLIGYLIAFLGVAYYNHAKLQALKALEAQRKSQQDNLEAGRLLEERDGEGTGKKNETQD; encoded by the coding sequence ATGGGACTTTCAGAAGGGGTGGTGAAGAAGGTGCTCCTCTCCTACGCCTACGTCGCCATATGGATCTTCCTCAGCTTCACCGTGATTGTTTACAACAAGTATATCCTCGATCACAAGATGTACAATTGGCCCTTCCCAATTTCGCTCACCATGATCCATATGGGCTTCTGCTCATCCCTGGCTTACCTCCTTGTCCGCGTCTTCAAGCTCGTCGAGCCTGTCTCCATGTCACGTGACCTCTACCTCAAGTCTGTCGTGCCCATCGGAGCCCTGTACGCCCTCTCGCTCTGGTTCTCAAACTCCGCCTACATATTCCTCTCCGTCTCCTTCATCCAAATGCTCAAAGCCCTGATGCCCGTTGCTGTTTATTCAATTGGGGTTGTGTTCAAGAAGGACCCTTTCAAAAGTGACACTATGCTCAACATGGTTTCGATCTCTGTTGGTGTCGCCATCGCCGCTTATGGAGAAGCCAAATTCAATAGTTGGGGAGTGGCGTTGCAGCTTTTAGCTGTGGCTTTTGAGGCCACGAGGTTGGTTCTTATTCAGATTCTGCTTAATGCTAAGGGTATTAGTTTGAACCCCATTACTTCACTTTACTATGTTGCGCCATGTTGCTTTGTGTTCTTGTGCGTACCCTGGGTTATTGTTGAGTTGCCAGTGTTGAGGGAGACCTCCAGTTTTCATTTCGATTTCGTCATTTTCGGGACCAATTCGGTGTGTGCGTTTGCTCTGAATCTTGCCGTGTTTCTGTTGGTGGGAAAGACCTCTGCTTTGACTATGAATGTTGCTGGGGTTGTCAAAGATTGGCTTTTGATTGCGTTTTCGTGGTCCGTGATTAAGGATACGGTGACACCTGTGAATTTGATCGGATATCTGATCGCTTTCCTCGGGGTTGCCTATTACAATCATGCCAAATTGCAGGCACTTAAGGCCCTAGAGGCGCAGAGGAAGTCTCAGCAGGATAATTTGGAGGCCGGGAGGTTATTggaggagagagatggagaaggGACTGGAAAGAAGAATGAAACCCAGGATTGA
- the LOC18770511 gene encoding protein NRT1/ PTR FAMILY 6.2: MDGKMSWTVADAVDYKGFPADKSRTGGWVAAALILGIEICERLSTMGIGVNLVTYLVGTMHLPSSTSANIVTDFVGTSFLLCLLGGFLADSFLGRYNTIAIFASIQTVGMVALAISVKLPQLRPPLCHATAASNNCKQANGFQMGIFYLALYTIGLGIGGLKSSVSGFGTDQFDEKDDKEKAQMAYFFNRFFLFISTGTLVAVTILVYIQDEVDRSLAYGICSISMFMAILLFLAGTRRYRYKKSSGSPIVQILQVIVAAIRKRKMITPVDTNSLYENSPEASRIDHTDQFRFLDKAAILAQGDFEERNAAGSLSPNPWKLRSVTRVEEVKMMVRLVPIWATTIMFWTAYAQMITFSVEQASTMQRSIGKFQIPAGSLTVFFVLAIMITLAFYDRLIMPLWKKWNGQPGFTNLQRMAIGLVLSTIGMAVAALSERKRLSVARAVGGTTKTLPISVFLLIPQFFLVGSGEAFIYTGQLDFFITKSPKGMKTMSTGLFLSTLSLGFFVSSFLVSIVKAVTGSKDEQGWLTDNINYGRLDCFYGLLTVLSVINFVVYLVCARWYKTHEPHPPALQMTSTTAKANGSSAEDRC; encoded by the exons ATG GACGGGAAAATGAGTTGGACTGTTGCCGATGCTGTGGACTACAAAGGGTTCCCTGCTGACAAGTCCAGAACTGGGGGTTGGGTGGCCGCCGCGCTTATATTAG gaATTGAAATATGCGAAAGGCTTTCAACCATGGGAATCGGAGTTAATCTGGTGACATACCTAGTTGGAACAATGCATTtgccaagttcaacttcagcCAATATTGTCACAGATTTTGTGGGAACATCCTTTCTCCTGTGTTTGCTTGGAGGCTTCCTGGCCGATTCCTTTCTTGGCAGATACAACACTATTGCAATCTTTGCTTCAATACAAAcagtg GGCATGGTTGCATTAGCAATATCAGTAAAACTGCCTCAGCTACGGCCGCCTCTTTGTCACGCTACTGCTGCCAGCAACAACTGCAAGCAAGCCAACGGGTTCCAAATGGGAATTTTTTACCTGGCTTTATACACAATTGGACTAGGGATTGGTGGGTTGAAATCAAGTGTTTCAGGATTTGGAACTGACCAATTTGACGAGAAAGATGACAAAGAGAAAGCCCAGATGGCCTATTTCTTCAATAGGTTTTTCCTCTTCATTAGCACAGGAACTTTGGTGGCAGTCACAATCCTTGTCTACATACAAGATGAGGTGGATCGTAGCTTGGCCTATGGAATATGTTCCATTTCAATGTTTATGGCCATCTTACTATTTTTGGCTGGGACTAGAAGATACAGATACAAGAAAAGCTCGGGAAGTCCCATAGTTCAAATTTTGCAGGTTATTGTGGCTGCTAtaaggaagagaaagatgatCACTCCAGTTGATACAAACTCATTGTATGAGAATTCTCCTGAGGCTTCAAGAATTGATCACACTGATCAGTTCCG TTTCTTGGACAAGGCTGCTATTCTGGCACAAGGAGATTTTGAGGAGAGAAAtgctgcaggttccctttccCCAAACCCTTGGAAGCTACGGTCAGTTACAAGGGTGGAGGAGGTGAAAATGATGGTAAGACTAGTTCCAATATGGGCCACAACCATCATGTTTTGGACTGCCTATGCACAGATGATCACCTTCTCTGTAGAACAAGCATCCACCATGCAGAGGTCAATCGGAAAATTTCAAATCCCAGCCGGCTCTCTTACAGTCTTCTTTGTGCTAGCCATAATGATCACTCTGGCTTTCTATGACCGTCTCATCATGCCTCTTTGGAAGAAATGGAATGGCCAACCAG GATTCACCAATCTACAGAGGATGGCAATTGGCCTTGTCCTATCAACAATTGGAATGGCAGTGGCAGCATTATCGGAGAGGAAGAGGTTGTCAGTGGCTAGAGCAGTGGGAGGCACCACTAAAACTCTGCCTATCAGTGTGTTCTTATTGATCCCACAATTCTTCCTGGTGGGTTCTGGTGAAGCTTTCATATACACCGGCCAGCTCGATTTCTTCATAACCAAGTCACCCAAAGGAATGAAAACTATGAGCACAGGCCTCTTCCTCAGCACTTTATCCCTTGGTTTCTTTGTTAGTAGCTTCTTGGTTTCGATTGTGAAGGCGGTGACAGGAAGCAAAGATGAGCAAGGATGGCTTACAGACAATATAAATTATGGGAGGCTTGATTGTTTCTATGGACTTTTGACCGTTCTAAGCGTAATCAATTTTGTAGTTTATCTTGTTTGTGCAAGGTGGTACAAGACACACGAACCGCATCCACCTGCTTTGCAGATGACTTCTACTACTGCTAAAGCTAATGGTTCCTCTGCTGAGGATAGGTGCTAG
- the LOC18770130 gene encoding fasciclin-like arabinogalactan protein 13 has protein sequence MAALILPTLTAAFSFLLLFTPTTQAQTAPAPGPAGPLNFTGILDKNGQYTTFIRLLIQTQVASQITNQLNSSSEGLTVFAPTDNAFTSLKAGTLNTLTTQQQVALVLYHVLPKYYTITSLLTVSNPVRTQATGQDGGAYGLNFTGSGNQVNVSSGVVETQINNALRQQFPLAVYQVDKVLLPNDLFGAKAPASAPPPAKTPSSGSSNETATKTASSPDNSEAGSIKSNASFMGLVFGMMGLLFIGIFS, from the coding sequence ATGGCAGCTCTCATTCTCCCAACTCTCACTGCAGCCTTCTcgttcctcctcctcttcaccCCCACCACCCAAGCCCAAACCGCACCCGCCCCGGGCCCTGCGGGCCCGCTCAACTTCACCGGCATTCTTGACAAGAACGGCCAATACACCACCTTCATCCGCCTCCTAATCCAAACCCAAGTAGCATCCCAAATTACAAACCAACTCAACAGCTCCAGCGAGGGCCTAACCGTCTTTGCCCCGACAGACAACGCTTTCACGAGCCTCAAAGCCGGCACACTCAACACTCTCACAACCCAACAACAAGTAGCCCTTGTCCTCTACCATGTGCTGCCCAAATATTACACTATAACCAGTCTTTTAACGGTGTCAAACCCCGTTAGAACTCAGGCCACAGGCCAAGACGGCGGCGCGTACGGGCTCAACTTCACAGGGTCGGGAAACCAAGTTAATGTTTCGAGTGGGGTGGTGGAGACACAGATCAACAATGCACTTAGACAACAGTTTCCATTGGCCGTTTACCAAGTGGACAAAGTACTGTTGCCTAATGACTTGTTTGGCGCCAAGGCACCTGCATCCGCTCCTCCTCCAGCTAAGACCCCCTCATCAGGAAGCTCAAACGAAACGGCAACAAAGACTGCGTCGTCACCTGATAATTCTGAAGCTGGTTCGATTAAGAGCAATGCGAGTTTCATGGGATTGGTGTTTGGGATGATGGGTTTGCTTTTCATAGGGATTTTCTCTTAA
- the LOC18769949 gene encoding pentatricopeptide repeat-containing protein At4g32430, mitochondrial, whose amino-acid sequence MIIRQLNFKTLQRIPKQRYASCSYFHSFRHEHQPFDQNPQPNAASNNRSMLNYLHRNLPLRALDMFCNQLQLHLSHNIDEVTVTLAVKACQGDPKPGCQIHGLAVSSGFSSYTTVSNSLMSMYTKAGQLDGALLIFETMCYTDIVSWNTILSGFRTSEGALNFALRMNLNGVVFDPVTYTTVLAFCADHEDFLFGLQLHSLIFRSGLDGEVFVGNALISMYSRWRWLIEARSVFDEMANKDLVSWNAILSGYSQEGNHGLEAIFVFIEMVREGVGLDHVSFTSAVSACGHEMNLELGKQIHGLTIKSGYGSHVSVCNVLISTYSKCEVTEDAKLVFHCMNGRNVVSWTTMISIDEEDAISLFNEMRLDGVYPNDVTFVGLIHAISIRKLVEEGKMIHGFCIKTRFLSKHNVCNSLITMYAKFESMHDSIKVFEELNSREIISWNALISGFAQNRLCQDALKTFLVATVESKPNNYTFGSVLSAIGDAQDISLKFGQRCHSSLIKLGLVTDPIIAGALLDMYAKRGSICESKRVFSETPHKSQFAWTAIISAYAGHGDYDSVIELFKEMEKEGVRPDSVTFLSILTACSRKGMVEMGRHFFHSMVKDYHIEPSPQHYSSIVDMLGRAGKLEEAEELMSQIPGQPGFSLLQSLLGACRIHGNVEMAERVADTLMRLEPMESGSFVLMSNLYAEKGDWEMVAKVRKGMRDKGVRKEVGYSWVDTGDADVSLYLHGFSSGDTSHPQSGEICRMAKCLGLEMKILRENMWETKSLKMDSSSRPSL is encoded by the coding sequence ATGATTATCCGCCAACTGAATTTCAAAACCCTCCAACGAATACCCAAGCAACGGTATGCTAGCTGCTCTTACTTCCATTCATTCAGACATGAGCACCAACCGTTCGACCAAAATCCCCAACCAAATGCAGCCTCAAATAACCGCTCTATGCTCAACTACTTGCACAGAAACCTTCCACTTAGAGCCCTTGACATGTTCTGTAATCAACTTCAACTACATTTGTCTCATAACATCGATGAAGTTACCGTTACTCTTGCTGTCAAGGCCTGTCAAGGGGACCCTAAACCTGGATGCCAAATTCACGGGTTGGCAGTTTCTTCTGGATTTTCTTCGTATACTACGGTTTCAAATTCTTTGATGAGTATGTACACCAAAGCTGGACAGCTTGATGGTGCCTTACTTATCTTTGAGACCATGTGTTATACTGATATAGTTTCTTGGAATACTATTCTTTCGGGATTTCGAACAAGTGAGGGTGCATTGAATTTTGCTCTTAGGATGAATTTAAATGGAGTTGTTTTTGATCCAGTGACTTATACTACGGTTCTTGCTTTTTGTGCGGATCATGAAGATTTTCTATTTGGATTACAACTGCATTCTCTTATATTTAGATCTGGTTTAGATGGTGAAGTTTTTGTTGGAAATGCACTTATAAGTATGTATTCGAGGTGGAGGTGGTTAATAGAAGCTAGGAgcgtgtttgatgaaatggcGAATAAGGATCTGGTTTCATGGAATGCAATACTATCAGGTTACTCTCAAGAGGGAAATCATGGGCTTGAAGCGATTTTTGTCTTTATTGAGATGGTGAGAGAAGGAGTGGGGTTAGATCATGTCTCATTTACTAGTGCAGTTTCAGCTTGCGGTCATGAAATGAATTTAGAACTTGGGAAACAGATACATGGCTTGACAATTAAATCAGGATATGGAAGTCATGTTTCAGTTTGTAATGTATTGATCTCGACATATTCAAAGTGTGAGGTTACTGAAGATGCAAAATTAGTATTTCATTGCATGAATGGTCGCAACGTAGTGTCTTGGACGACTATGATTTCTATAGACGAAGAAGATGCCATCTCTCTATTTAATGAGATGAGATTGGATGGAGTATATCCAAATGATGTTACATTTGTTGGACTAATCCATGCTATATCAATTAGGAAGTTGGTGGAGGAAGGCAAAATGATTCATGGGTTTTGCATAAAGACTCGCTTTTTATCAAAGCATAATGTTTGCAACAGCTTGATCACCATGTATGCTAAGTTTGAGTCCATGCATGACTCCATCAAAGTTTTTGAGGAGTTAAACAGCAGAGAAATCATATCGTGGAATGCTTTGATTTCAGGGTTTGCTCAGAACAGGTTGTGTCAAGATGCACTAAAAACATTCTTGGTAGCAACTGTGGAGTCGAAGCCAAACAATTACACATTTGGTAGTGTCTTGAGTGCAATTGGTGATGCTCAGGATATTTCTCTGAAATTTGGCCAACGATGCCACTCTTCCTTGATCAAACTTGGATTAGTGACTGACCCAATTATCGCAGGTGCTCTTCTTGATATGTATGCAAAGCGAGGAAGCATTTGTGAGTCCAAAAGAGTTTTCAGTGAGACGCCTCATAAAAGTCAGTTTGCTTGGACTGCAATAATATCTGCATATGCTGGGCATGGAGACTATGACTCAGTGATAGAATTGTTCAAGGAGATGGAGAAAGAAGGGGTAAGACCTGATTCAGTCACATTTCTTTCTATACTAACAGCATGCAGCAGAAAGGGAATGGTGGAGATGGGCCGTCACTTCTTTCACTCAATGGTGAAAGACTATCATATTGAACCATCTCCTCAACATTATTCAAGTATTGTGGACATGTTGGGACGGGCAGGGAAATTGGAGGAAGCAGAGGAATTGATGAGTCAGATCCCGGGACAGCCAGGGTTTTCGTTGTTGCAAAGCCTGCTTGGGGCTTGCAGGATCCATGGGAATGTGGAGATGGCGGAGAGAGTAGCCGATACATTGATGAGATTGGAACCAATGGAATCAGGTTCTTTTGTGTTGATGTCCAACTTGTATGCTGAGAAAGGGGACTGGGAAATGGTAGCAAAAGTTAGGAAAGGGATGAGAGATAAAGGAGTGAGAAAGGAAGTGGGATATAGTTGGGTGGATACTGGCGATGCTGATGTTTCCTTGTATCTGCATGGGTTTTCATCAGGTGATACATCCCACCCACAGTCTGGGGAGATATGTAGAATGGCAAAATGTCTAGGATTAgagatgaaaattttgagagaGAACATGTGGGAGACAAAATCACTGAAAATGGACTCCTCCTCAAGGCCCTCACTTTGA
- the LOC18769693 gene encoding NHP2-like protein 1 → MTGEAVNAKAYPLADAQLTITILDLVQQAANYKQLKKGANEATKTLNRGISEFVVMACDTEPIEILLHLPLLAEDKNVPYVFVPSKQALGRACGVTRPVIACSVTSNEGSQLKSQIQQLKDAIEKLLI, encoded by the exons ATG ACAGGAGAGGCAGTGAACGCAAAAGCGTACCCTTTGGCCGATGCGCAGCTGACGATTACAATACTCGACCTGGTTCAACAGGCAGCTAACTACAAGCAGCTTAAAAAGGGTGCCAATGAGG CGACTAAGACCCTCAACAGGGGTATTTCTGAGTTCGTAGTGATGGCTTGTGACACTGAGCCGATTGAGATTCTTCTTCACCTTCCCCTGTTGGCTGAAGATAAG AATGTTCCCTACGTTTTTGTCCCTTCGAAGCAAGCACTTGGCCGAGCCTGTGGTGTCACAAGACCTGTCATTGCGTGTTCTGTGACTTCCAATGAGGGAAGTCAATTGAAGTCGCAAATACAACAGCTCAAG GATGCCATTGAGAAACTCCTTATCTAA